TCCAAAATTAAGTTGTACGTCCGTTACTGTTTCAATTTCTTTTATATTTCGCTCGAATTTTGCAGCACAATTTGCACACGATAAATTTTCTAAGCGATATTGCTCGGTTTTCGTAGCCATCGTTCTCACTCCTTTGAATGCTCGTAAGCTATTTTTACAATTTGATAGACATGCTCATCTGCTAGTGAATAATACATCAGCTTGCCCTCACGCATTGATTTCGCCAAGCCATTGTCCTTTAAATTACGTAAATGGTGAGAGGTTGTCGCAATACTCGCATCAATAATCGCTGCTACATCACATACACAAAGCCTTTCCTCGATAGTTAATGCGTACACGATTTTTAACCTTGTTTCATCTGCAAGCACCTTTAATAGTTTTGAAACATGGGCTAGATCGGGCATTTGCGTTTTCACCTTTTCAACAGCCTGCTCATTTATTTTTGTAATTTCGCACGTTTCCTTCAAAATATCCACCTCATTCAAAGATCTATTTGAATGTATTATAGCTTATGCCATGTCACATTCAAAGGTTTATTTGAATGAAAAAAGCTCCTCCTTTTTAAAAGAGAAGCTTCCCAAAATCAATTCCCCCCGGCGTAATTGCGTCCAGATTTTTTTCGAGCCAAATCGAAAAAAATCTGTGACATTCGCGGGGCTCAACTTGGTTCAGCCGGGGTTTTAACCCCCACTTATAGAGGTAGAGTACTTCTGTACCTGTCACTTTGCTTATGATACAAAAAGAATTTGCTGAAACAAGTAAAACTTATTCAGCTTTTAAAAGTAATTCATAGCGCATATCCATTTCCCCATTAATCTTTGTTGTATGGTAATGACCGTTTACCCAGTTCGATACTTGGCTGTCGTACCATTTCGATTTAACATGACCACTTTGACCTGGGCCAACAATATGTTGAGCGGACGATAAATCATTCAAATCTGCAACGAAGCGCCATGATGCTCCATGGTTTACATTGCCATTTCCATCTTCAGCAGCTGCTTGTACGGTAACGCTAGAGCCACCTACTGCTAAATTATCAGGATTTAAGTACTCTGCAATAAAGCTAGACGCACTTGATAAAGGGTGATTGAATGTAAGCTTATTGTAGCTACCCCATTTCCATTTCGAAACAGTTTTACCGAACTGATCTTGAATGGCTAATACTGCGTCCTCAAAGGCCTTATAAACAAATTTATCTATGCCACCTTCACCTTGAATCCAGACACCTTCATTTCCAGCGTAGGCATCACGTAACATTTGGTTAGTGATTTGTGGTTTCGCAGGCATTAATTTATACATATCAGCTGGCATGGCATCTTCAAATAATGCCTCTTTCATATTTTCAATTAAAAAATAATATACAAGTGGTGCACCTTGCTCTTGATCGTCATAGTACTCCCACTCTTCTAGTAATGTAAGTTCTTTTGCATACTTGCCTTCTGTATCTTGCTCCTTAATCGTAGCCAGTAAGCTCGGTAAAAATTCCTCGGCATGTAGATTTTTCTTATCCATTTGTATTGCTTTCATATCGGAAGACGTCAATTTTAACTGTTTACCTGTTTCCTTATCGTATACAGGTGTTTCAATCATTTCGACAATGCGTTCATAACGATATGGCTGTGCCCAAAGGTTTGATAAATGATAGGGATATTCTTTGCCCACAACTTCATTGTTGGCTGTTGCAATATAACCTTCTTTTGGGTTAATAACTGACGGTAGTTCGTCAAACGGGATATAGCTTTCCCAACCGTATTCTGATGAATTACCTGGTACTGGCAATGCGCCTGTACCTTGTTTACGAATTGGTACTTTACCGTTTGCTTTATATGCAATTTTGCCATCTGTTGATGCAAATACGAAATTCTGTGCTGGTGCTTTAAAATCTTCTAATGCTGTTTCAAACTCTTCCCAGTTTGTTGCTTTGTTAAAGCCTAGGATGGCTCTTAATTCTTGCGTTGATTGAAGTGCTGTCCACTGCATAGAGAACACTTCTTTAACCTCTGTTTCTTTTAACATAATGTTTGAAATAATAGGACCGTGACGTGTTTCTACTACTTCAAACTCTATCGTTTCGCTATCTTTTACTTTAATCGGCTCTTGGCGAACAGTTGCGTCCTCCCAATTTCCATCATATTCAAATTGATATGGATTTTCTGGGTTCGGCACTTCAATATATAAGTCTTGAACATCTGGATTTACATTCGTTACGCCCCAAGCGATTTCTTCGTTATGCCCTAAAATAATTCCTGGAATCCCCGCGAAAATAACACCGCTTACATTTTGTTCTGGTGATTGTAAATGCATTTGATACCAAATAGAAGGCGTACTTAACCCTAGATGTGGATCATCTGCAAGTAATGGCTTGCCAGATTCCGTCAACTCTCCGGCTATTACCCAGTTGTTACTACCATTAAATTCTGGTGGTAAATAATCTGGTGTAAACACGGATGCGATATCTGTTTCTATATTTAAGTTTGCTTCAATAATCGATTTTGCGTTTTCTGGATACTCAACAAATAATTCTTTTGCCTCTTCTTCAGTATAGTTTTGTAATGCCCAGGAGCGGAATGCTTGCTGATTCCAGTTACCACCTAAATCGTATGCCATATATTTACCGATTGTTAATGAATCAAGTGGTGTCCATGGCTCAGGTGTATAGCCTAATAGCTTAAATTCAAATGAAAGCTTACTTGTACCCTTTACTTCATCAATGAAAGCATTCACTCCGTCAGCATACCATTCTAATATTTGTTTTGATTCTTCATCATAGTCTTCCCATGAAAGTTCTGCCGCATGTCGCAAGCTAAATGTACGGAAGTATTTATCAGTTTGTACCGCAGCCTCCCCAATTACTTCAGCAAGTTTACCACTTGCTTGACGACGCGATAAATCCATTTGGAATAAACGATCCTGTGCTTGTATATATCCTTGTGCACGGTAAAGGTCAGCATCTGATTTTGCATTAAGATGTGGAACCCCTTCACCATCCCGTGTAACTACGACATCGTCATCTAAAATTTTGACAACTGCCTCCCCTTCAATTAAAGGCTTTGAATTCGATACGTATACATGTAACCCTGCAACTGCAACCCCACCCAAAATAATGACTACACCAATAACCCAAATAACAAAATTGACCCATTTGCGCCATTTTGGCTTACTCATTTGTTGTGCCATGAAATCCACCCCTTCAGTTCTTAGGATCAATTACACCTCGGCGTAATTGCGTCCAGATTTCTTTCGTGATTGCTCGAAAAATTCCTCTGAAAAATCGGAGACATCTGCCAGAAGCTTTGGGCCAACACGATGTTGGTCACTTAGGCTATGCCGCACGATGCGGCACTTTCAGCCTAAGTTCAACTCTTCAGCCAGGGTTGAACCACCAATGAAACAAGTTAAATGAAGAAAAAACGTATTGGTATTTTAACCCAATGCGTTTTTCTATTTTACACTATTTTCAATTTTAATACGATAGGACAATGATCGCTACCTAACACATGCGAATGAATCGTTGCCTCTTGTACTTGCTCTACTAAATGATTGGATACAATAAAATAGTCGATGCGCCAACCGATATTACGTTCGCGCACTTTATTCATATATGACCACCATGTAAAGTGATCTGTTTCATTTGGATGAAAATGACGAAACGTATCGGTAAAGCCGCTTGCTAATAAATCAGTCATCTTTCCACGTTCCTCATATGTAAAGCCAGAATTTCCAATATTCGATTTCACGTTTTTTATATCGAGCTCTTCATGTGCCACGTTTAAATCCCCACAATAAATGACAGGCTTCTTGGCATCAAGTTCCTTTAAATACAACGCCATTCGATCTTCCCAAAAAAGGCGTTCTGCTAAACGCGTTAAATCGCGTTTCGCATTTGGAACATACGCATTTACTAAGTAAAAGCTAGCATATTCAAGCGTCAAAATACGCCCTTCATCTGGAGCTACCTCATCTTCTATCCCGTAACGTATAGAAATCGGCTCATGCTTTGTAAAAATAGCTGTCCCTGAATAGCCTTTTTTAACGGCAACATGCCAGTATTGATGGTAGCCTTCGAGTTGGAGCTCAATTTGCCCTTGTTGACATTTAGTTTCTTGTATACAGAAAAAATCAGCATCTATGTCGTGGAAGTAATCTAAAAATCCTTTTGTAACACATGCACGAATGCCGTTTACATTCCATGAAACAAACTTCATTCCTTCTCCCCCTCTACAAAATTTGTATGTTCGGAAAAATTTTTAGCTGAAAAAATAGATTTCGTACATAATCGTACGAAATCATACTTTTTTGCATTATGAATTTCTAAAATATCTTTTGCCCTAGTATATATTCACACCAAAGCTAACGAACACTCGTATTTAAATGTTAGGACGATTTTAAGCTTCATCTTCTCCAACAATTTTTACTTCCATTTCTAAATCAACATCAAACTTTTCTTTTACTGTACGCTGTACCATTTGAATCGTTTCAATGTAATCTCTTGCTGTTGCATTGTTTTTATTTACAATAAATCCAGCATGCTTTGTCGACACTTCTGCCCCTCCGACCCCTTTACCTTGGAGTTCGCTATCTTGAATAAGTTTCCCAGCAAAATGTCCAGGTGGTCGTTTAAAGACACTTCCAGCTGACGGAAATTCAAGCGGTTGCTTTGATTCACGTTGGAATGTTAAATCAGCAATTTTTTCATCTATTTGCTGTTGATTTCCTTTAGCTAATTCAAATGTTGCCGAAAGTACAAAATAACCATTTTTCGCGATAATGCTTTTTCGATAAGAAAGCTCCAACTGGTCATTCGATAAGACGAGTAGCTCGCCTTCTTTCGTTACAACAGTACAAGATGTAACAACATCCTTAATTTCTCCACCATATGCACCAGCGTTCATTGCCATTGCACCACCGATAGATCCTGGAATGCCACACGCAAATTCAAAACCAGTTAAGCTTTGTGACGCTACTTGTTTTGACACCTCTTTAATTAATGCACCACTTTGTGAAAAAACCGTAGTGCCTTCTACGCGAATTTCATTTAATAACGTGAAATGTAATACAATGCCACGCACGCCACCATCACGAACAACCATGTTCGAGCCATTACCTAACATTAATAATGGTACATTGTTTTCATGTGCATATTTAATAACTGCAATTACCTGCTGTTCTGTTTTTGGAAGTACTAATACATCCGCATTGCCGCCTAATTTTGTCATTGTATATTTTTTTAACGACTCATTGGTCTTAATATTTGTTGTTGGAATCCACTGTAATAAATCATTTGCCCATTGTTGAATAGTCATAAATAATACGTTCCTTTCTTGTAAAGCTTCATACCTTCTTAGTATCTGTTTTTAGCAACCGTTTTACAAGTAAAATACGACTACTTATAACCATTTTTTCGACCAAACTTCGATTTCTCGAACAGCCTGCTCCAATGAGTATCCTTTTTCTGTTAAATTGTATTCCACACGAATTGGTACTTCCGAATATACTTTACGCTCGACGATTTCTTCTTTTTCGAGCTCCTTTAAACGTTCTGAAAGTAGACGCCCACTAATTGGCAATGCAGCCTCAATCGCATTGAATCGCTGCGGCCCTTCTAATAATTGATAAATAATTAAAGCCGTCCAACGTTTCCCTACCAGTTCCATTGCTTTTGACAAGCGTGGACATAAAGCTGTTTCCTTCATATTATCACCCCGTATTTAACATATTACGAATTCTTTTCTTATTAAATGCATAATCTTATATTAACACCTTTTTTTAATTACGAAAAGTAAGTAGCTTACTTTGAACAAAATACCATTGTATATTTTAGAGATATATCTTATGATTAATTTATACATTTGTTACATATTTTGGAGTGATATTATGACGACATATTCTGTTGACACGTTCCATTCTTCAATTAACTTTTCAATTAAACATATGATGATTACAAAGATTAATGGCACATTTGATTCGTTTTCTGCACATATTGAAGCAGATGATATTGAAACCTTTACAAATGCGTTCATTCGCTTTGAATTGGATGTAGCCAGTGTTAATACGCGAGATACTTCAAGGGATCAACATCTCATTTCTGCTGACTTTTTCTATACTGATCGTTTTCCAAAAATTATTTTTATCCAAAAATCGATTGAAGGTACAAACAATTCTTTTAAACTTCATGGGGACCTAACGATTAAAAACATAACAAGACCTACTACTTTTGATGTTATTTATACAGGGCATGTTAAAAATCCTTGGGATGGCGATACATATGGCTTTACTTGCACGACTATTATTAACCGAAAAGATTTTGGTCTAACATACAATGCCGCGCTCGAAGCAGGTGGTCTTTTAATCGATGAACTCGTTACCATTAACGTTGAATTACAGCTGAATATACTTAAATAACAGGTAAAAAGGTCACTCGCGAAATGTAGCGAGTGACCTTTTCTAATATTTAGTACAACAATTATGCTGTAACTGTAGCTAATTTTTGAGCTGCTGCTTTAACGTTTTCTAAACCAGTAGCAATGATGTTTTCTGCTTCTGCAGGATTTGCATTGTGACCTTCAATAATTACTTCTTCTACTTTTTGCATACCATAAACGCCACCAATTACACTGTTCATGTAGTTAACTGACATTTCCATAGGAGCCATTTCTGGCGTAGAGTAGTAACCACCACGAGCATTTAATAAGATGTATTTTTTGTCTGTCATTAAGCTTACTAATTGACCTTGCTCATTATATTTGAATGAATAACCAGCGCTGTAAGTATAATCAATGAATGATTGTAAAGCTGCAGGAATTGTTAAGTTCCATAATGGGAAAGCAAATACTACTACATCTGCTGCATCTAATGCTGCACGAGATTTGTTCATTGAATCAACTGAAGCTTGCTCAAGAGCAGTTAATGCTTCACCATTTTGTAATTTACCGAAAGCATTGAATAATTCTTGACCGAAGTATGCTAAGTTTTCTTCAAATACATCAAAAGTTGTTACATTTAAACCTTCAACTGTAGCTGCTTCAGCCATGAAAGTGTTATACATTTTTGTTGAAATTCCGTCTGGACGGTTATTTGCTTTTACTACTAATACGTTTGTCATTTTACTTTAAACTCCCTATATCATATATTTTTGTTTTGAAATTATATATCTCCATTACAAGTATCTCTAATTCGAGGTACTTTTATATAATAAAGGAACAACCGTAAAAAATCAATACGATTGTTCTCAGACTTTAGGCTGAAATTAAATTCCGCAGGATTCGTCCGTACACGTAATCCCATTTCCGCCCTGCATTTTTAACGGTTTACGTAACCCTGCCTCTTGTGCTGCTTTTTCAATTGCTTGTTCAAACACTTCTTTTGGCTGAGCCCCTGAAATACCGTATTTTTGATCGATGACAAAAAACGGTACACCGCGCACGCCTAGCTGCTGTGCAATAGCAATATCTTGTTGCATCTCCGCTAAATAGTCATCGTTTGCTAGTACTGCCTGTGCTTGTTGACGCTCTAAACCAACTTCTTCAGCTAAATTTAATAACGTTTCATCATGTCCTATTAATTGACCTTCTGTAAAATAGGCCTTTAATACTCGCTCTGAAAACGCTTTTCCCTTGTCTTTCGTTTCAGCCCATTTCGCTAAACGATGGGCTTTTACTGTATTAGCATTTTTCATGTCGTCAAAGTTGAAAGCTAATCCAACTTCACTTGCTCGCGCTACTACATTTTGGGTCATTTTTTTTACTTCTTCAATTGACATTCCATACTTTTGTTGTAAACCCTCATAAATCGGCTCTGACGCATCTTCTTTAACAGTCGGATCTAATAAATAACTTTTCAGCTCTACTTCAATTGCCTCTCCGTAACCGGCCTGCTCTAATACATGTTCTAATTGTGTCTTACCAATATAACAAAACGGACACACATAATCTGACCATACTTCTATTTTCATTTTCCTCACTCCTTTTCGAATTCATTGTACTGACTCCACTTTAAAAGTACAACTAAATCAATTACGCCTCGGCGTAATTGCGTCCAGATTTTTTTCAAGCTCGGGGCCACAGGACGTGGGCCAGTCAGCCGTTGTCACACGATGTGACGTCTTTAGGCTGACTTCCTCTTTAAAACTCACTAAAAATATCTGTGACATCCGCCAGGGCTTGGGCCAACACGATGTTGGTCACTCAGGTGTTGCCGCACGATGCGGCGTCCTTAACCTGAGTTCCTTCATTCAGCTGGGGTTCGACCACCTTGAAAGAGTTCCATTTTAGCATTAATACCCCCCTGTAGAAATAGGGGACTTCTGCTGAATCAAGATAAACTTGTATAAAATAACGTTCAAATAATCATACTGAAAAATAAAAATGAAAAATAAAAGGTGATTCTTTGAAACAATCGCTCTGGCTATCTGACCAGCAACCTATATCTGCCCCATCTGTTCAACAATCTATTACTTGCGATATTTGTATTGTAGGTGGGGGCATTAGTGGCATTTATAGTGCCTATTTATTGGCTAAACAAGGCTTTTCTGTCGTCCTAATCGAAGGACTATCGCACTTTGCTAACGGTACAACTGCTTATTCTACTGGCAAATTAACGACACAGCATCAATTAATTTATTCCAAGCTTTCGTTAGAAGATGGGTTACTCTATTACAAAGCAAATCGACAAGCAATCGAACAAGTTGTTGAGCAAAACCCAGAGAGCTTTTCACGCGCCACTTCTTTTTTGTATAGCACCACTAAATTAGGCAAAGAACAATTAACCGAAGAAGCCAAACGCTATGAACAGTTAGGTATTCCTTACATCGCTACAAAGGATACAGAGCTGTCACTATCAATTGAATTAGCACTTGGCATAAAAGACGAAGCGCAAATTAATCCAGTCGCCTTTACAAATCACTTTGCATCATTGGCAAGAAAACATGGGGCAGAGCTCTACTTAAATACACGCATAACAAGTATTGACTTGAAAAAGCGTCATTTATTAACAAGTTTGGCGCATTCTATTCACTACAAAAAGCTTATTTTATGCACCCATTACCCAATCGAGGCAATAAAAAATTTAACTATGCTTAAATTGCAAATTAGCCGTTCCTATTTAACCGCTACAAAATGCAACGAACTACTTGAAGGCCAATATTTAAGCATTGATACACCCGGTCGAACAATTCGTACTGCAAGCATTGATGGGAATCCCTATTTTATATACGGGGGCTATTCACACATAGCGGGAACGAATTCAGAAGTGAATTACTATGAATCCCTTCAGCAAGAAGTACAGGCATTGTTTGAATTGCCAGCACCAAGCTTTTGTTGGGACGCTCAAGACATGATGACTTTCGACCAAATTCCATTTATTGGGCAAGTAAATCATACAGATGACTCTCTCTATATTGCAACAGGCTTTAATAAATGGGGCTTATCTTCATCACTTGTAGCAGGGCAATTACTTTGCGATTTATTAAAAGGAATAAAAAATCCAACTAGCGATTTATTTTCGCCGAGTCGGTCTAATTTTGGGAAAGCATTATATTTTATGTTGCAAAATGGAAGTTTTATCAGTAAGGAATTCATCAAGGGTTATCTTACGCGAAGAGATGCACCGCGCTGTACTCATTTAGGCTGTAAAACAAGATGGAATGAAAACGATGAGACATGGGATTGTCCTTGCCACGGCTCACGCTACAATAAAGAAGGACAAGTAATCGAGGGGCCAGCTGTCTATCCACTGGACATAAAAAAATCCGGTCATTCCACTTAAGGAATACCGGATTTTTTGCTTGTTATTTTAAGCCTTCTGTTAATACTGGAACGATTTGTTTTTTACGAGATACAACGCCTGGTAAAGCAATACGGCCATTTACAATTTCTGCACCGAAAGCTTTTGCAGCTGCTTCTGCCACTTGACCTGTAGCTACTGCCGTTGAATCATTGTTTAAAATGTCTGTTACAACGAAGAAGAATAAATCTAAACCGTTGTCCGCTACATTTTTGTTTAATAAGTTTTCTAACTCTGTTTGACGACCTAATACATCCTCGATATCCACTGCGTTTACTTGTGCAACGGTTGCTTTGTATCCACCAAATTCGAAGCCTTTCGCGTCTAATGATAATAAATCTTCTAATGATTTATCAGAAAGATCTGCCCCTGCTTTTAACATAGCCAAACCGTATTCTGCAGCGTCCACACCAGCGATTTCAGCTAATTCGGCACCTGCTTTCACATCTTGCTCTGTGCAAGTTGGTGATTTGAATAATAATGTATCCGAAACAATTGCTGATAACATAAGACCCGCTATGTTTGCAGGAATTTCTAAGTTATTTTCTTTGAATAATTTGTTTAAAATTGTTGCTGTACATCCAACTGGCTCTGCACGGAAGTATAGTGGATCAGCTGTTTGGAAATTTGCAATACGGTGGTGATCGATTACTTCGGTAATTTGAACGTCTTCGATTCCATCAGCTGATTGTTGGAATTCGTTGTGGTCTACTAAAATTACTTGAGCTGCTTCGTCTTTTACGTTAGAGATTAAGCGAGGTGCTTCGAAACCAAATTTATCTAAAGCGAATTGTGTTTCGTTGTTTATTTCACCTAAACGCACTGCTTCTGCATCTACACCTATTTGTTGTTTTAAGTACGCATAAACGATCGCGGATGTAATTGTATCTGTATCTGGATTTTTATGTCCGAAAACTAGTGTTTTACTCATGAATTGAGCCTCCTATATGAAATGCTTTTCGATTACCATTTTAACATAACGCTATGAAGAGAAGAATAGAAGTTTTCTTGTAGTTTCCTGTTTAAAATTTAATATTTTATAATAAATTTATGATATTTTTTACGGTTTTGTTATACAATAGGTTTTGGAAATGAAAAGAAATGAGGAATTAATAAATGAAAAAAATGGAAAAGAAATATATTCCATTGGCACAGTTTTTTGAAACATGTACTCAAAGTACATTTACTCTTACATATGAAGAAATTCAAAATATTATGGGTCATGAACTACCAAATGCAGCGTATTTAAACGTGAGCTGGTGGAAAAAAACAAAAGCACCTTCAACACATTTTTTTGCTTGGATTAACTGTGATTACTATGTAACTAATGTAACTTTAGGGCATTCTGTAACATTCTCAAGCGCTGAACAAGATGTCGTGAGTGATGATAAGCCTCAAAGTACATATATTACACGTCCAATTGAAGCTAATGATGCTCGTGCTTATATCAATTTACAAGAAGAATTATTCGCTCAGTCTCCATTTGGCTATTATACCCATCAAGAACGCAATTTAACGGTACAACAAGTACGCAAAACAATTGCAGATTGGCGCAAAGACAAAACAAGTACCATACTTCTTTGCATTTACAATGGACAATTTGCGGGCTATACAACGCTATTAGGTAATACAGCTTCTCGTACAAAACATATTGCAAACGTGCGCATCGCCATCCACAATGATTTCCAACAAAAAGGCCTTGCTACTGTTCTCTTAAAGGAAGCTGAAAAATGGGCTCGCACAAATGGGATATCACGTTTTGAAGCAAGTGTGACAATAACAAATACGATTGCACATCACTTGTTCGACAAGTTAAATTACTCCAAAGAGGGCACACGTACTCAAGCAATAAAAATCGATGAACAATTCGTCGATGAAGTACTATATAGTAAAATTTTTTAATAAAAGAGACGTAAAGGTCCCCTATAACCTTTACGTCTTTTTCATTGGCCAATCGCTATTAATTTTGATTGCCTTCTTTTTTGCTGTAGTTTAAATCCCTCATATTGCTGTGGCTGTTTACTTACCATTTCTTCAACTAACAAATGTAATAATGCAAAAATCGCAATCGTACATGTAGCGCCACCTTCCTGCGCAGACGGAACATATAAAACAATATTAGCAGGTTCATCTGTTTTTAAAGGTTTATCACGAATAGCTACGACCTTGACATTTTTATGTTTCGCGATTTCTACTGTAGTAGCCACATCTTCATACTCTTCATCTAATGCAAATACTACCAATAATGACTGCTCATCCATCATCGCAAGCTGTTGTGCAATTTTGTCTGCTTCATGAGGTATGAAAAATACGTTCTCCCGTAGCATCGTTAAATTATTGTACATCCAAAACGCAGCTGGTGCAGATTGTCTAAATCCTAAGAAATGAATACGTTTAGTGCTATGTAATAGTTGAATCACTTGTTCGACATCATGCTCCACTAATCCGTTAAACGTTTTTGAAATACCCGCTAAATCACGTTTTACAATTTGGGCGCCAAGTTGATTATTTTTTATTTTTTTCGTAGGCAATGCTTTTTTTACAGCGGCCACTTCGCCTTTATCAATCAAGTGTGCCTTAATTTGATCTTGCAATTCACCAAAACCGGATAAATCCATCGCATAACAAAAACGAATAACTGTAGACTCACTAACATCTGCTAAACGGCCTACTTCAGAAGCGATTTGTGTCGCTACAACATTCGGATTATCGCTTACAAATTGGGCTACTTTACGCTGCCCTTTAGATAAATGAATGTACTTTCTTTTAATCTCATCACAAATACTCAACTTTCTCCCTCTCCTTTTCTCACTATCTATTTAACCTCAATAAAACTTGTGACTCTTACCAATTCGAATAAAATAAATCCCCAACCTAAGCAAGCTTATGTGTACACGCCTAAATTAGAGTAAGCTAACAGTGCTATGTAAACTTCCGTACAACAATCCTAATAATAAAGGATACATTATCATGAATATTAATAGAATTCAATGAGTTTTCAGAAAAAACTTCAACTAGCTAAAGAATCAATGTTTTTATGTATAAAATTGACATAATTTTGTAAAGATTAAAAGAATACATAAAGAATTACTAAGAGTGCACTTTTCTTATATAAATACTCAGATTAAATATAGTGTATATCGGATGTTTAAAAGGGCTCATTTCTGTATGAAATGAGCCCTTTAATAAAGCAATTATTGTAATTCTGTTTGCTTTGTTTCTTTCCCTAAGAAGATAACCGCCAGTACGCCAATAACAATTGCTACACAGAAAATCGTAAAGATATAACTAATATCATAGCCTTTCGCAAGCAGTGACCCTACAAGTAGCGGTCCAAAAATACCACCTACACGTCCAATCGCCGCAGCCATCCCTGCACCTGTACCGCGCACAATTGCAGGATATTGTTCTGGTGTGTACGCATATAACGCACCCCATGCACCTAAATTAAAGAACGATAATAACATGCCTGAAATAAGCAATGTTGTTGCAGTTTCAGCACCACCAAATACAAATGCACTCGCAGCTGTCCCTAAAAGATATGTAACAAGTACAAATTTACGTCCGAACTTTTCGATGAACCAAGCAGCTGTAAAATAACCTGGTAATTGTGCTAACGTCATAATTAACACATATTTAAAACTTGAAATTAAATCGAACCCTTTTCCAACCATAACACTTGGTAACCATAAAAACATGCCATAATATGAAAATACAACTGCAAACCATAAAATCCATAGCATAAATGTATTGCGTGCATATTTCTTATTCCATACTTCTGCAATATTTTGAAAAACTGAACGCTTTTTTGATTCAGCTTTTACTACAAACTGCGGTGAATCAGGTAGCTTTATACGTATGTATATTGCATAAAGCGCTGGTATTGCTGTTAGTAATAATGCAACTCGCCAGCCTTCAATTGGCCAGAAATCTGCTGGAATAACAAAATATGAAATAATAGCGGCAATTAACCAACCACCAGCCCAAAAGCTTTCTAATAATACAACGACGCGTCCTCGTTCTTCTGCTTTTACACTTTCTGAAACAAGTGTTGAAGCAACTGGTAGTTCACCACCTAGCCCCATCCCTACAAAGAAACGTAACATTAAA
This portion of the Solibacillus daqui genome encodes:
- a CDS encoding MFS transporter, with amino-acid sequence MGKQKQQAQPLSRNKLLGVAGVGWMFDAMDVGILSFVIAALAVDWGLNSSQMGWIGSINSIGMAVGALLFGVLADKVGRKQIFMWTLILFSVASGLSAFTTTLTAFLMLRFFVGMGLGGELPVASTLVSESVKAEERGRVVVLLESFWAGGWLIAAIISYFVIPADFWPIEGWRVALLLTAIPALYAIYIRIKLPDSPQFVVKAESKKRSVFQNIAEVWNKKYARNTFMLWILWFAVVFSYYGMFLWLPSVMVGKGFDLISSFKYVLIMTLAQLPGYFTAAWFIEKFGRKFVLVTYLLGTAASAFVFGGAETATTLLISGMLLSFFNLGAWGALYAYTPEQYPAIVRGTGAGMAAAIGRVGGIFGPLLVGSLLAKGYDISYIFTIFCVAIVIGVLAVIFLGKETKQTELQ